CCGGCGGCGTCCGAGTTCAGCAGCGCCCGCGTCAGCCCGCCGGGGCCGGGTCCGACCTCGACCACCGTGACGCCGGCCAGGTCGCCGGCCGCCCGCGCGATCCGGCCGGTCAGGTTCAGGTCGAGCAGGAAGTTCTGACCCAGCGCCTTGCGGGCTCCCAGGTCGAAGCGCGCGATGACGTCGCGGAGCGGTGGCAGGTCGTCGATCCGGCTCATCTCCCGCGGCGCTCTGGAACGTAGCGCCGGGCGGCGCGGTAGCCCGCCATCTCCACGGCCGTCTTCAGCGCCGCGATCAGGCTCGCCGGGTCGGCCTTGCCGGTACCTGCGATATCCAGTGCCGTGCCGTGGTCGGGCGAGGTCCGCACGAAGGGCAGGCCCAGCGTGATGTTCACCCCGGTGTCGAAGTCCACCGTCTTCAAGGGTATCAGCGCCTGGTCGTGATACATGCAGAGGACGGCGTCGTACCGGCTGCGGGCGGCGGCGTGGAACAGCGTGTCGGCCGGGAGCGGGCCGATCACCCGGTATCCTTCGCGCTTCAGGACGGTCGCCGCCGGCGTGATGATCTCGATCTCCTCGGTGCCCAGCGTGCCCCCTTCGCCGGCATGCGGGTTGAGCGCCGCCAGGGCGAGACGGGGCTCCTCGATCCCGAAGTCCGCCGCCAGGGCGGCAGCCGTCACCCGCGCGCACTGCACGATGCCCTGGGTGGTCAGTGCGTCGATCGCGTCCCGCAGCGGCAGGTGGATCGTCACCGGGATGACCCGCAACCCGCCGCCCGCCAGCATCATCACCGGTTCCGTCACCATCCCGGCCAGGGCGGCCAGGTACTCGGTATGGCCGGGATAGCCGAAGCCGGCCTGATACAGCGCGCTCTTCTGGATCGGGTTGGTCACCATGGCGGCACAGGCGCCGGCCTGGACCAGCATCACCGCGCGCTCGATGCTGGAGAGGACGGCGGCGCCGTTCTCCGGGTCGGGCCTGCCCGGTTCCACCGGATGGTCCAGGGAAACCGGCAGGACCGGCAGCGCGCCGTCGAACACGGCGGCGGCCTCGGCCGGATCCCCCACCCGCGCGACCGGGACGTCCAGGCCGATCAGGCGGCCGAGCGACTCGATCCGGGCGGGATCGTCGAGCAGCACGAACGCCGGCACCGACCGTTCCCGCCGCGCCGCCCAGGCCATCAGCGCCAGCTCGCCGCCGATGCCCGACGGCTCGCCCATGGTCAGGGCGAGCGGCGCGCCGCTGCCGCCCATCAGACGCGCAGGTCCACGAAGGCGGACATGCGCAGGTCGCGCAGCAGCCGGCGCTGCAGCATGTCGAGGCGATCCTGGCCCAAGGCTCCCAGGATCTGGTCGCGCGGCGGCAGCACCGTGCCCGTCGTGCGCTGCTCGCGCAGCAGCAGGATATGGTAGCCGGTCAGGCTGCGGATCGGGCGGGAGGCCTGGCCGGGGCGCAGGTCGCGCAACGCCGCGTCGAGCTCCTCGGGGAGCTGGCCCTGCTGCACCCAGCCCAGGTCGCCGCCGTTGGTGGCGCCCGCCGACTGCGAGAATTGGCGCGCCACGGCGGGGAAGCTGGCGCCCTGGGCGATCTGCTCGACCAGCCGGTCGGCCAGCCGCCGGACTTCCTCCTCCCGCTCGGGGGAATCGACGGCCAGGTAGATCTCGGCCGCCAGGTACTCGGGCTTGCCGGCGTTGGCCTCGATCCGCTGGAGCACCGCGTCGATCTCCTCCTCGCCGATCTCGATGCTGGGCCGCAGCCGCCGCTGGACCAGCTTGCCCCAGCCGATGGTGGCCCGGATCTGGCTTTCCAGCGCGCTGCGCGGCACGCCCTGGCTCGCCAGCATCTTCTCCAGCTGGTCGCGCTTCATCTGGTTCTGCTCGGCCACCCGGCCGAAGGCGTCGTCGATCTCCTTGTCGGTCACGGAGATGTTGGCCCGCGCCGCTTCCTGCATCTGCAGCCGCTCGTCGATCAGGCTGCGCAGCACCTGGGGGGTCAACCGCTGGCGAACCTCGGCGGTGCCGGGCAGGCCGGAGGAGACCAGCGCAAGCTGCAGCCGGGCCGAGAGATCGGACATCGAGATGATGTCGTCGTTGACCACGGCGGCGATCCCCTCCACCGAACGGGGCGGCGGCGGGGCGATCGCCGGGGCCTCGGCCGGGCGTGACTGCTGGGCGGGGGCGGGTGCCGCGGGACGCGGCGCTGCCTGCGGAGCGGGCCGGGGCGCCGTTTGCTGGGGTGCCGTCTGCTGCGGCGCCGGACGCGGCTGCTGTTGCTGCGGCTGTTGCTGCTGGCCGCCCTGGGGAACGGTCTGCGGCGTGGCGAACTGGGCGGACGCCGGAAGAGTTCCCATGATGCCGGCCGAAGCGATCAAGGCCGCGGTGAAGACTGCGGCGCTCCAGCTCTGTCGTATGCGGCGGCTGATCGGGTAAAGCATGAATCTATGCACTTTCGGCCCTTCCAATGCTTTGGGCGGTCACGGGTTCGAATACGGGTCGGAAGCGAACGTTGGGGCGGTCGTCGGCATGGTCATCCGTCCTCGAGGTGGAGCAGCACGGCGATGCCGAGCAGCAGGCTCGCCCCGGCCGGAGCCCAGGCCGCCAGGGGCACGGGGATCGTCTCGGATATGCCGAAGGCGCGGACCACGTCGCTGAACAGGAAAAGCACGAAGCCGGTCACGACGCCGCCCGCCACCATCATCATCGTTCCTCCCCGCCGCGTCTGGCGCAGCGAGAAGGCGGCGGCGAACAGCACCATGGCGCAGAACAGCAGCGGCGTCGACAGCAGCGACTGGAAATGCAGCCGGTGCCGGGTCGCGGAGAAGCCGGTCTCCTGCAGGGTCCTGATGAAGCCCGGCAGTTCCCAGAAGGACATGCTGTCGGGTGAAGCGAAGCTCTCCTGGATGCGTTCCAGCGTCAGGTCGGTGTCCAGCCGGTAGGAGTCGAAGGCTTCCGCGGGCCCGGTTCCGGAGTTCAGCCATCCCTGGCGGATCATCCAGTGTCCGGGCTCCAGCGTCGCCGACGTGGCGTCGATCCGGCTCGCGAACTCGCCGTCGGCATCGTACATGAAGACGTTGACCGGCCGCAGGGTGGTGGTCCCGGCCTCGGCGGTGTCGGCGTGGATCAGGTATTGGCCGTTCTCCTGGATCTGCCGGAGCCACAGGCCGGAGCCGGAGACCACCAGCGAACTGGTCCGGCCGCGCAGGTACCGGTCCTCCATCTTCTCGTACCGGGCGACCAGCACCGATCCGGCCGGATTGATCACCGTCACCTGGAACACGGCGATCAGCGGCGCCACAATCAGCACGGGCGCCAGGAACTGCCAGGCCGAGACGCCGACGGCGCGGGCGACCACCAGTTCCTGGCTGCGGGTCAGCCGCCAGAAGGTGAACATGCCGGCGAACAGGATCACGAAGGGGAACACCTGCTGGCCGATCTCCGGCAGCTTGAACAGCGCCATCTGCACGACGACCGAGAAGGTCGCGTCGGGCTTCCCGGCGGCGCGGCGAAGCAGTTCCACCGTGTCCAGCAACAGGATGATCGCCAGCAGGATGCCCAGCAGCATGCAGAAATAGAGCAGGAACTGCCGTCCGATATAGCGCGAGAGCGTGGCCGAGGTCCTCATCCCGATCATCCCGCGGTCTGTTGGAAGCGGGATGCGCGACCGCCACGCAGGCGCGGCCTGATCATCAGGAAGGCGCCGACCGCCAGCGGGACGGTGACGAGGACGTAGAGAAGCGGGATGAAGGCGTTGTTGTTGACCGCCAGGTTGGTGATGCCGAGCGCCGCGCTCTGCAGCACCAGCACGCCGGCCACCGCCGAGACGATGCGCCTGCCCTGGCCGCGCCGGTTGAACTCGCCGACCAGCAGGATCGCCACGCCCATCATGGTGAATCCCAGCGCGAAGATCGGGCTGGTGTAGCGCTGGTGCAGCTCCGCGGTCAGCCGGCTCTTGATGGGCAGCAGTTCCGGGTCGTCGGCCGCACGCATCAGTTCGGCGGTCGAACGTTCCCGCGCGTCGGGGACGCGTTCCGCGAACTGCTTCTCGAAAATGCGAAGGTCGACGGCATAGCGGTCGAAATACAATTGTGACATGCGGCCGGTCGCGAGGTCGACTTCCTGGCGGTTGCCGTCGAACACGACGACGCGGGTGCCCGCCTCGCCCTCCACGGTCATGCCGCGGTCGGCATTGATCGTGACCGGCTTGCCCGGCACGCGGGTGTCATGGATCAGCAGGCCCTGCAGTTCGCCGTCCGGCATCCGTCTCCGGACATAGACGGTCACGCCGTCGCCGGCCTCGTTGAAAACCCCTTCGCGCAGGAACACGGTCGAGAATTCGCTTCTCGCGAGGCTTTCCAGCCGGCTCAGCTCACGGTGGGCCGCCGGGGCGAGATAGAGCGTCAGCCCGTAGCCGATCATCGTGACCAGCAGGGCCAGGATCAACGCGGGCTTGGCGAGGCCCCACGGTCCCAGCCCGGCGGACCGCATCACCACCAGTTCCGAATCCATCGTCAAGCGGTTGTAGGTGAACAGGACGGCGGCCAGCAGGCTGATCGGCAGCACGATCGACAGGAACGTGGGAAGGGTAACCAGCATGAGCTGAAGGAACAGGTAGACCGGAGCGCCGCCGTCCACCACGATCTCGAGGAGGCGCAACGATTGCGTGAGCCAGATGACCAGCGTCAAACCGGCGGTGACGAAGACGGTCGCCACTGCAAGGTGGCGGAAGAGATAGAGCGTCAACCGTTTCATGGACTCGCACTTATACCCGGCCAATTCGCCGTCCGGCACCCGGAGTATCGGCCCTGCCAGCGGCCCGACGGACGAAAGTGGCGCGCGAGCCCTGGTCGGCATAGCTTGACAGCGTATCGGCCGTGTTCTTTATCGGACACGCGCCGTCGAAACAACCATCCGATGCCGGGCCGGCCAAATTGCCGCCGGGACAAAAGGCCCCATCAGGCCCCATACGCTCAAACATGAGGGCGATAACCCATGAGGGTAGACATGAAATTCACGTTCTCCGATCTCACCCCGTCGCTGCCCGCATCCGGCTCGCTCGTCCTGCCCGTCCTGGCCGAACGCACGCTGACGCCCGCCGGCACCGACCTGGACGGGAAGACCGGCGGCATGCTGACCCGCGCCATGGCCGCCAACAAGTTCTCCGGCAAGACTGACGAGGTCCTGACCATCGTGGCGCCCGCTGGCGTCGACCTCGACCACATCGTCCTGATCGGCCTCGGCAAGCCCGAGCAGGTCACCGACCTCATCCTGCAGGACGCCGGTGGCGCCATTGTGGCGACCCTGGGGAAAAACGCGGCCGAGGTGTCGGTCGTGGTGGAGCAGGCGCCGGGCGTAGCGCTGGAGCCTTCGGCGATGGCGGCGGAAATCGCCTTCGGGGCGCTGCTGCGCTCCTACCGGTTCGACAAGTACCGCACGAAGGAAAAGCCGGAGGCCAAGCCGGCACTGCAAGCGGTCAACCTCCTGACCAAGGGCCCGGACGCCGCGGAGAAGCTGTTCGCCGACCGCCAAGCGGTCGCATCCGGCGTCTTCCTGACCCGCGACGTGATCTCCGAGCCGGCCAACATCCTTTATCCCCGCACGCTGGCCGACCGCTGCCTCGAACTGTCCGAACTGGGCGTCGAGGTCGAGGTGCTCGACCAGGGGCAGATGGAGAAGCTCGGCATGGGCGCCCTGCTCGGCGTGGCGCAGGGCAGCGTGCGGGAGCCGTACCTGGTCGTCATGAAGTATGACGGCGCCCCGGACGCCGCGGACAAGCGGCCGGTCGCCTTCGTCGGCAAGGGCGTCACCTTCGACACCGGTGGCATCTCCATCAAGCCCGCGGCCGGGATGGAGGACATGAAGTGGGACATGGGCGGCGCCGGCGTGGTCCTGGGCCTGATGAAGGCGCTGGCCGGCCGCAAGGCCAAGGTCAACGCGGTCGGCGTGGTGGGACTGGTCGAGAACATGCCGTCGGGCAGTGCCCAGCGGCCCGGCGACATCGTGACCAGCCTGTCCGGCCAGACCATCGAGGTGCTGAACACCGACGCCGAGGGCCGGCTGGTCCTGGCCGACGCGCTGTGGTTCACGCAGGACACCTTCAAGCCCCGGGCCATGGTCAACCTGGCGACCCTGACGGGGGCCGTCATCGTGGCCCTGGGGACCGAGCACGCCGGGTTGTTCTCGAACGACGACGCCTTGTCGGAGCAGCTGACCGCCGCGGGCCGCAAGGTCGGCGAGAAGCTCTGGCGCATGCCGATGAACGAGGCCTACGACAAGGCGATCAACTCCGACGCCGCCGACGTCAAGAACATCGCGGGCAGCCGCGACGCCGGCAGCATCATCGGCGCGCAGTTCCTGCAGCGCTTCGTCAACAACGTGCCCTGGGCGCACCTGGATATCGCCGGCGTGACCTGGTCGAAGAAGGACGCCGGAACGATCCCCAAGGGCGCCACGTCCTTCGGCGTTCGCCTGCTCGACCGCTACGTCGCGGACGTGTACGAGGGCTGATCGGATGAGGGGCGCGCGGGAACCGGCTTTTTCGCGCGCCCGAGCGGATCATGTCGCCGCCACGGAGTCCCAGGGAGCGCCGACCGGCGTGCGCTGGCGCCTGTTCGGCGACACCCGCCCGCCGCTGACCGCCACCTTCTTCCTGGGTGACCTTGCGCGCCGTGCCGCGATCGGCCATGCCGGCCGGATGCTCGGGGCCGACCGCGTGCCCCCGGTCATCAGCGGCCACGGCATCGACCGCGACCCGCGCCACCGCCATGCCTTCTTCCTGCCGGAGGACGCCGATGGCGACGGCGTGCTGGACCATGTCCTGATCACCGCGTCGGCGGGTTTCGGCCGCGAAGCGGTGGACTCCCTGGCGACCCACGGCAGGCTGTTCGACGGCCGGAACGGCGAATGGGCGGTTCGGTGCGTCTGGCTGGGCGAAGCGGAACGGGCGCCGTCCCGGCTGGCCGGACCCTCGGCCTGTTGGGAATCGGTGACGCCTCATGTGCCGCCCTGGCATGTCCGCCGCGGCCTCACGAACGCCGACCAGATCCGCCGCGAGTTACACCGGCGTGGCCTTCCGGCGCCGCGATGCCTGGAACAGGTCCCGGGGCCGCTCCGACGCGACGATGCGCCTGTGCGGCCGGAGGACTTCGTTCCACGGTTCGGCCGCAGAACCTTTGCCCATGGCTCCGCCCACCCCGAAACCACCGCGGCGTTCTGGCGCCTGACTTTTCCAGAGCCGATCGCCGGGCCGCTTGCGATCGGTTGGGGCTGTCATTTCGGGCTGGGTCTGTTCAGCCCTTCGTCGGCCTTGGAAACCCTGGCTGACGAAGGACCGGGACCGTCCTGACGCCGCCGATTGTCCTTTCGGGACCCGTCCCGCTACGATGCCGTGGAGAGCAAGCCTGCCCGTCAGCATCCTGGATCGAACCATGACCGAAATCCGCTTCTATCATCTCCAGCGCAAGACGCTGGAGGACGCGCTGCCGCAGATCCTGGAAAAGACCCTGGAGCGCGGCTGGCGGGCCGTCGTCATGGCCGGATCGGAGGAACGGGTCGAGGCCCTGGCCCAGCACCTGTGGACCTACAAGGATTTCGGGTTCCTGCCCCACGGCAGCGCCCGCGACGGCGACGCGGAGCACCAGCCGGTCTGGCT
This Skermanella mucosa DNA region includes the following protein-coding sequences:
- the pdxA gene encoding 4-hydroxythreonine-4-phosphate dehydrogenase PdxA → MGGSGAPLALTMGEPSGIGGELALMAWAARRERSVPAFVLLDDPARIESLGRLIGLDVPVARVGDPAEAAAVFDGALPVLPVSLDHPVEPGRPDPENGAAVLSSIERAVMLVQAGACAAMVTNPIQKSALYQAGFGYPGHTEYLAALAGMVTEPVMMLAGGGLRVIPVTIHLPLRDAIDALTTQGIVQCARVTAAALAADFGIEEPRLALAALNPHAGEGGTLGTEEIEIITPAATVLKREGYRVIGPLPADTLFHAAARSRYDAVLCMYHDQALIPLKTVDFDTGVNITLGLPFVRTSPDHGTALDIAGTGKADPASLIAALKTAVEMAGYRAARRYVPERRGR
- a CDS encoding peptidylprolyl isomerase, with amino-acid sequence MLYPISRRIRQSWSAAVFTAALIASAGIMGTLPASAQFATPQTVPQGGQQQQPQQQQPRPAPQQTAPQQTAPRPAPQAAPRPAAPAPAQQSRPAEAPAIAPPPPRSVEGIAAVVNDDIISMSDLSARLQLALVSSGLPGTAEVRQRLTPQVLRSLIDERLQMQEAARANISVTDKEIDDAFGRVAEQNQMKRDQLEKMLASQGVPRSALESQIRATIGWGKLVQRRLRPSIEIGEEEIDAVLQRIEANAGKPEYLAAEIYLAVDSPEREEEVRRLADRLVEQIAQGASFPAVARQFSQSAGATNGGDLGWVQQGQLPEELDAALRDLRPGQASRPIRSLTGYHILLLREQRTTGTVLPPRDQILGALGQDRLDMLQRRLLRDLRMSAFVDLRV
- the lptG gene encoding LPS export ABC transporter permease LptG, with protein sequence MRTSATLSRYIGRQFLLYFCMLLGILLAIILLLDTVELLRRAAGKPDATFSVVVQMALFKLPEIGQQVFPFVILFAGMFTFWRLTRSQELVVARAVGVSAWQFLAPVLIVAPLIAVFQVTVINPAGSVLVARYEKMEDRYLRGRTSSLVVSGSGLWLRQIQENGQYLIHADTAEAGTTTLRPVNVFMYDADGEFASRIDATSATLEPGHWMIRQGWLNSGTGPAEAFDSYRLDTDLTLERIQESFASPDSMSFWELPGFIRTLQETGFSATRHRLHFQSLLSTPLLFCAMVLFAAAFSLRQTRRGGTMMMVAGGVVTGFVLFLFSDVVRAFGISETIPVPLAAWAPAGASLLLGIAVLLHLEDG
- the lptF gene encoding LPS export ABC transporter permease LptF, which produces MKRLTLYLFRHLAVATVFVTAGLTLVIWLTQSLRLLEIVVDGGAPVYLFLQLMLVTLPTFLSIVLPISLLAAVLFTYNRLTMDSELVVMRSAGLGPWGLAKPALILALLVTMIGYGLTLYLAPAAHRELSRLESLARSEFSTVFLREGVFNEAGDGVTVYVRRRMPDGELQGLLIHDTRVPGKPVTINADRGMTVEGEAGTRVVVFDGNRQEVDLATGRMSQLYFDRYAVDLRIFEKQFAERVPDARERSTAELMRAADDPELLPIKSRLTAELHQRYTSPIFALGFTMMGVAILLVGEFNRRGQGRRIVSAVAGVLVLQSAALGITNLAVNNNAFIPLLYVLVTVPLAVGAFLMIRPRLRGGRASRFQQTAG
- a CDS encoding leucyl aminopeptidase translates to MKFTFSDLTPSLPASGSLVLPVLAERTLTPAGTDLDGKTGGMLTRAMAANKFSGKTDEVLTIVAPAGVDLDHIVLIGLGKPEQVTDLILQDAGGAIVATLGKNAAEVSVVVEQAPGVALEPSAMAAEIAFGALLRSYRFDKYRTKEKPEAKPALQAVNLLTKGPDAAEKLFADRQAVASGVFLTRDVISEPANILYPRTLADRCLELSELGVEVEVLDQGQMEKLGMGALLGVAQGSVREPYLVVMKYDGAPDAADKRPVAFVGKGVTFDTGGISIKPAAGMEDMKWDMGGAGVVLGLMKALAGRKAKVNAVGVVGLVENMPSGSAQRPGDIVTSLSGQTIEVLNTDAEGRLVLADALWFTQDTFKPRAMVNLATLTGAVIVALGTEHAGLFSNDDALSEQLTAAGRKVGEKLWRMPMNEAYDKAINSDAADVKNIAGSRDAGSIIGAQFLQRFVNNVPWAHLDIAGVTWSKKDAGTIPKGATSFGVRLLDRYVADVYEG
- the csb2 gene encoding type I-G CRISPR-associated protein Csb2; its protein translation is MRGAREPAFSRARADHVAATESQGAPTGVRWRLFGDTRPPLTATFFLGDLARRAAIGHAGRMLGADRVPPVISGHGIDRDPRHRHAFFLPEDADGDGVLDHVLITASAGFGREAVDSLATHGRLFDGRNGEWAVRCVWLGEAERAPSRLAGPSACWESVTPHVPPWHVRRGLTNADQIRRELHRRGLPAPRCLEQVPGPLRRDDAPVRPEDFVPRFGRRTFAHGSAHPETTAAFWRLTFPEPIAGPLAIGWGCHFGLGLFSPSSALETLADEGPGPS
- a CDS encoding DNA polymerase III subunit chi; protein product: MTEIRFYHLQRKTLEDALPQILEKTLERGWRAVVMAGSEERVEALAQHLWTYKDFGFLPHGSARDGDAEHQPVWLTTEDENPNGATVLILTDGGVSDRLDGFTLVCEMFDGNDYDAVQAARSRWKQYKADGHALTYWQQTDRGGWEKKA